A section of the Virgibacillus sp. NKC19-3 genome encodes:
- a CDS encoding tagaturonate epimerase family protein — MEMLSSIMEQLQTGRVGKETSAVKVYEQSYTKHDNVYLLMVKVESDKFILASGNGPLYDALTGEDVGENGKACPLTHENRLVLNRYFDYTVPRAFGTKVATMGLGDRLGLASPGHIETIRHRDVKPVLAQQSIRELNLTNRSMNDVLDAAAFAVFQEGYKGGYGADGDHIKKESDIKYALSLGVSMITLDCSDQIDKSIEEATAETVKQEYHKLPKDVKEYYSEKYLDKTFKINGLSLTFNEIDLMRNVLLYNEAITYTAHVYHEYISKEDRAIDFEISIDETETITSPVSHFFVANELIQKQVGVVSLAPRFCGEFQKGIDYIGDLEQFEHELSEHALIAEHFGYKLSIHSGSDKFKVFPTIAKYTKGILHIKTAGTNWLEAIRVIAKVNPSLYRTMHRFALEHFEETLKYYHVTPDLKSIKSLDDVPDEDLSDYMNDDAARQLFHVTFGLILSNKDDNGHFTMKDDIFQTLSDYEETYTESLITHIGKHLDKLGL; from the coding sequence ATGGAAATGTTGTCATCAATTATGGAACAATTACAAACTGGAAGAGTTGGAAAAGAAACATCAGCGGTAAAAGTGTACGAACAATCGTACACCAAACATGACAATGTCTATTTGTTAATGGTGAAGGTGGAATCAGATAAATTTATTTTAGCTTCCGGAAATGGTCCTTTATATGATGCATTAACGGGAGAGGATGTGGGTGAAAATGGGAAAGCCTGCCCGCTTACACACGAAAATAGACTTGTTTTAAATCGCTACTTTGATTATACAGTTCCACGTGCATTTGGAACAAAAGTGGCCACGATGGGTTTAGGAGATCGCTTAGGGTTGGCATCGCCAGGTCATATTGAAACAATAAGACATAGAGATGTTAAACCAGTTTTAGCTCAACAGAGCATTCGCGAATTAAACCTCACGAATAGGAGTATGAATGATGTTTTAGATGCCGCAGCTTTTGCTGTTTTTCAGGAAGGGTATAAAGGCGGATATGGTGCTGACGGTGATCATATAAAAAAAGAGTCGGATATAAAATATGCTCTATCACTCGGGGTTTCGATGATTACGTTAGATTGTTCAGACCAAATTGATAAATCTATTGAAGAAGCAACTGCTGAGACAGTTAAACAGGAATACCATAAATTACCGAAGGATGTGAAGGAATATTATTCGGAGAAGTATTTAGATAAAACATTTAAGATTAACGGTTTATCCCTAACATTTAATGAAATAGATTTGATGCGCAATGTCTTGCTTTATAATGAAGCCATTACGTATACGGCCCATGTGTATCATGAATACATTAGCAAAGAAGATCGGGCGATTGATTTTGAAATTTCCATTGATGAAACAGAAACGATCACGTCACCGGTTTCTCATTTCTTTGTAGCAAATGAATTGATTCAAAAACAAGTCGGTGTTGTCAGTCTTGCTCCAAGATTCTGTGGAGAATTTCAAAAGGGAATTGACTATATTGGAGACTTGGAACAATTTGAGCACGAATTAAGTGAGCATGCTTTAATTGCAGAGCATTTTGGATATAAATTAAGTATTCATTCAGGAAGTGATAAATTTAAAGTCTTTCCCACGATTGCCAAGTATACAAAAGGAATTCTCCATATAAAAACTGCTGGTACTAACTGGTTAGAAGCAATTCGTGTTATTGCAAAAGTAAATCCATCTCTTTACCGTACTATGCATCGATTTGCCTTAGAACACTTTGAGGAAACATTGAAATATTATCATGTAACACCTGATTTAAAGAGCATCAAGTCTCTTGATGATGTGCCGGATGAGGACCTTTCGGATTATATGAATGATGATGCAGCACGTCAGTTATTTCACGTTACATTTGGTTTAATTCTATCCAATAAGGATGATAATGGTCATTTCACGATGAAAGATGATATTTTTCAAACCCTTTCCGACTATGAAGAAACCTATACGGAATCGCTCATCACGCATATTGGCAAGCATTTGGATAAACTTGGACTATAA
- the uxaC gene encoding glucuronate isomerase, whose product MKTFITDDFLLYNDTAKELYHNTAKDLPIIDYHNHLIPSEILRDKNYENIAEIWLGGDHYKWRAMRANGVDEAYITGSKPDYEKFMEWAKTVPNMFGNPLYHWTHLELLRYFNIDELLDEKSAPRIWEEANNKLAKPELSVRSLLKNQKVEFVGTTDDPIDGLETHMALAEEGFYSNVTPSFRPDKGLYMEREDFLPWVAKLGEVTGAEIETYDQFLTSIGERVDFFNEQGCRSSDHGIDVMFYEPATRTEVEEIFRKRLAGENVTVEETDKYKTYTLIALGEMYAEKGWIMQLHLGALRNNNKKMFRKLGPDTGFDSIGDLMIADKVAGFLDSLEEMDKLPKTILYSLNAKDYDVLASMAGNYQNSEIPGKVQFGTAWWFNDNIDGMEKQMKTLANIGLISNFVGMLTDSRSFLSFPRHEYFRRILCNLLGAWVEEHKIPKDMALLKKYVRNICYENAKRYFTL is encoded by the coding sequence ATGAAAACATTTATTACAGATGATTTCTTATTATACAATGATACAGCGAAAGAACTTTATCATAATACAGCAAAGGATTTACCCATCATTGATTATCATAACCATTTAATACCTAGTGAAATTTTACGTGATAAAAATTATGAAAATATTGCAGAAATATGGCTCGGGGGAGACCATTACAAATGGCGTGCTATGCGTGCGAATGGGGTAGATGAGGCGTATATTACAGGGAGTAAGCCAGATTACGAAAAATTTATGGAATGGGCTAAAACTGTTCCAAATATGTTTGGCAATCCATTATATCATTGGACTCATCTAGAGTTATTACGCTATTTTAATATTGATGAATTATTGGATGAAAAGTCAGCTCCGAGAATTTGGGAAGAAGCAAATAATAAGTTAGCAAAGCCAGAGCTATCGGTGCGTTCCTTGTTAAAAAATCAAAAGGTTGAATTTGTTGGTACCACCGATGACCCGATAGACGGGCTAGAGACACATATGGCATTAGCTGAGGAAGGTTTTTATAGTAATGTAACACCATCATTTAGGCCTGATAAAGGTTTATATATGGAGCGTGAGGATTTTCTGCCTTGGGTGGCTAAACTGGGAGAAGTAACAGGCGCGGAAATCGAAACGTATGATCAGTTTTTGACTTCCATTGGAGAACGAGTCGACTTTTTCAATGAACAAGGTTGCCGAAGTTCCGATCATGGAATTGATGTTATGTTTTACGAACCTGCTACTAGAACGGAAGTAGAGGAGATATTTAGAAAGCGCTTGGCAGGGGAAAATGTAACTGTTGAAGAAACGGATAAATATAAAACATACACGCTGATTGCATTAGGTGAAATGTATGCGGAAAAAGGCTGGATTATGCAATTACATTTGGGTGCGCTTCGTAATAACAATAAAAAAATGTTCAGAAAGCTTGGTCCGGATACAGGGTTTGATTCAATCGGTGACTTAATGATAGCAGATAAAGTCGCAGGCTTTTTGGACTCGCTAGAAGAGATGGATAAGCTTCCAAAAACGATTCTTTATAGTTTGAATGCAAAGGATTATGATGTGTTGGCGTCGATGGCTGGTAACTACCAAAATTCAGAGATCCCAGGAAAAGTCCAATTCGGTACCGCATGGTGGTTTAATGATAATATTGATGGTATGGAAAAACAGATGAAAACGCTGGCAAATATTGGGTTGATCAGCAATTTCGTTGGCATGTTAACTGACTCGAGAAGTTTTCTATCCTTTCCAAGGCACGAATATTTTCGAAGAATTCTATGTAACTTATTAGGGGCATGGGTAGAAGAACATAAAATTCCGAAAGATATGGCTTTACTTAAGAAGTACGTACGGAATATTTGTTATGAGAATGCAAAACGTTACTTTACTCTTTAA
- a CDS encoding Gfo/Idh/MocA family protein, whose amino-acid sequence MNKIKIGIIGIGSMGSQYVSMFEKEEVMNAVLTAVCTKNENSGRWVREQIGDSIQVFHDEEDFFHDADIDGVIITRPHYDHPGLAKYALNKGLHVLTEKPAGVYTKNVLEMNKAAKVSGRVFGIMYNQRTNPVYQKVRELVQSHELGDIKRMNWTVTHWYRSQSYYDSSVWRATWSGEGGGVLLNQSPHQLDLWQWTTGLMPKRIRAFNAYGKYHDIEVEDESTIYAEYENGATGLFVTSTGEAPGTNRFEIVGNNGKLVIENDEKLTFYRLRRSEREFNATYKGGMGKPECWKIDIPVHGESTGHLGIIQNWINGIKKGTPLLAPGEEGIKGLEISNAAYLSSWLNQTVELPVNPDVFYEHLCTKIKESKRK is encoded by the coding sequence ATGAATAAAATAAAAATTGGAATTATTGGCATTGGAAGTATGGGTAGTCAGTATGTCTCAATGTTTGAAAAGGAGGAAGTTATGAATGCTGTATTAACAGCTGTTTGCACAAAAAATGAAAATAGCGGAAGGTGGGTGAGGGAACAAATTGGAGACTCCATTCAAGTGTTTCATGATGAGGAAGATTTTTTTCATGACGCAGATATAGATGGTGTTATTATAACAAGACCACATTATGATCACCCTGGTTTAGCAAAGTATGCCCTTAACAAGGGGCTTCATGTTCTCACTGAAAAGCCAGCAGGGGTGTATACAAAAAATGTCTTAGAAATGAATAAAGCAGCAAAGGTAAGTGGTAGGGTCTTTGGAATTATGTATAATCAACGAACGAATCCCGTTTATCAAAAGGTTCGTGAATTAGTTCAATCCCATGAACTAGGGGATATTAAACGGATGAATTGGACGGTTACTCATTGGTATCGTTCTCAAAGTTACTATGATTCTAGTGTTTGGAGAGCAACATGGTCAGGAGAAGGTGGAGGCGTGTTGTTGAATCAATCACCACATCAACTGGACCTATGGCAATGGACAACGGGGCTTATGCCGAAACGGATACGAGCATTTAACGCTTACGGGAAATACCATGATATTGAAGTGGAAGATGAATCCACGATTTATGCGGAATATGAAAATGGTGCAACAGGCCTGTTTGTAACGTCAACTGGTGAAGCACCTGGAACCAACCGCTTTGAGATTGTGGGGAATAATGGAAAACTGGTGATAGAAAATGATGAGAAACTTACTTTTTACCGACTTAGGCGATCTGAACGTGAATTCAATGCAACTTACAAAGGCGGTATGGGGAAGCCGGAGTGTTGGAAAATTGACATTCCTGTTCATGGTGAAAGTACTGGTCACCTAGGTATCATTCAAAATTGGATTAATGGTATTAAAAAAGGAACACCCTTATTAGCACCGGGTGAAGAAGGTATAAAAGGATTAGAGATTTCCAACGCTGCTTATTTATCATCGTGGTTGAATCAAACGGTGGAATTGCCTGTTAACCCTGATGTCTTCTACGAACATTTATGTACAAAGATAAAAGAGTCGAAGCGTAAATGA